From a region of the Triticum aestivum cultivar Chinese Spring chromosome 7D, IWGSC CS RefSeq v2.1, whole genome shotgun sequence genome:
- the LOC123166536 gene encoding auxin-responsive protein SAUR71 — protein MKRLLRRLSRVAAADACAAAAYQPLRPDAAAKASSTAATSSSSSFFGARRLGRGARVPEGHVPVCVGEEGGPVERFAVRAELLGQPAFKALLRRAAQEYGYGHPGALRIPCAVANFRRLLLGLSDPGCQGTDSDDAALYY, from the coding sequence ATGAAGCGACTGCTCAGACGGCTCTCCCGCGTGGCCGCGGCCGACGCCTGCGCAGCCGCCGCGTACCAGCCGCTCCGGCCGGACGCGGCCGCGAAGGCCTCCTCCACGGCCGCtacgtcgtcgtcctcgtcgttcTTCGGCGCGCGGAGGCTCGGCCGCGGGGCGCGGGTGCCGGAGGGGCACGTGCCGGTGTGCGTGGGCGAGGAGGGCGGCCCCGTGGAGCGCTTCGCCGTGCGGGCAGAGCTCCTGGGCCAGCCGGCGTTCAAGGCCCTGCTCCGGCGCGCCGCACAGGAGTACGGCTACGGCCACCCGGGCGCGCTCCGCATCCCCTGCGCCGTCGCAAacttccgccgcctcctcctcggcctctcCGACCCCGGCTGCCAGGGCACGGACAGTGACGACGCCGCGCTCTACTACTAG